The DNA region TTGTATGACGAAAAATATTGGAGACTGAAATGAGTGATCATCGAACTTTATTCGACGTTGACATCAGTATAGATGTCTCTTACACTCAACAAATTTTCAGCAGAATAGCACTCCGTCGTAAAGTCTCTCTGTCAAGGTCACATTATTGAGAATTAACATTAACTTTTTATCAACATTAACACCAAAGTTTTGACAGAGAAGTCTGATAAGCCCGTTTGAATAATTAAGCAATTTAGAGTCGGTAACACCAGCATATAGGtcttcatttcattatttacaaGTTTCCACTTCATATCGATAGAGTCCCACAAAAATGTAGGTTGACGTCTTACAAATGAATGTTAATAAGTTGAGGATTTCGCCCTCGAAACATATCATAATAGGACTTTCTACTGATCCCTTCAAAAGAAGGTTTTATATTGACTTTAGTTTCATCTGTACTAAGGGAGACCACTATGGGAGTTTTTCATCTAATTACTCCCATCattaaaaattatgaattatCTTTTCAGATTTCTGCGGGATCACATATGAAATTACTGTACTCCGTAACCAATAGCCTTCTCACACAAATACAAATTCTTTCAACATTTTTCCGACAGAATGCAGGAAACTTAAAAGAGGCAACACCCGAATTTCAGTCTAAGGTAGGCTTGTGTTTTGTCCGAAGGTATGTTGTGTGTTGAGGGAGCATATAGAGTAGTGTATGTGGTAAACTAAAACGGGGAAAAAGTGAGTCGACTGAGTAGACAAATTAGTTGTAGTTATATTTAATGGTTAAATAAGCTATTGATAACACAGAGATGAGATCATGACAATCTAATGATCTAGGCTAAAAGTTAATGGACTAAGATTTCAGATGCGCTATGATCTCATTGATTCATAACACGATTAGCGTACGTAGTATCCACAATAACAGGTATAAAAACTTATTCTCACTAAAACCACCAGATAAACCTAATACGCCAGGTTCAAATGAAGATAATATTTGAACTTTTTAAGAGAACTCACGATTTTTTCTATCCAAATTCTATCATTTGCCCGACGACTGAATGTTACGCAGACATTGATATACTGGGAAATTTCCTCTCCTTCAAAAACAATTTCACTAAGACGGGAATCGAAAGTAAGTCCTTATGGTTCACGAAAACTATTTAATTGAAAGTTTTTACCATACCGTCAACACTAAATCCTCAAATTGCTTATAGATACTTCTTTTTCCACAGATGTTTGAAATGGCACATCAGTAACTTGGCGCTAGTTTCAATCTGAGACCTTGGTCATCTGGAATTTTCGTACGATAGCTTAGGATCGAAAATTCTGCGATGGAGCAAACCTGTTATTATAAAATTTTAGGTATTGAAAAAACTGCTTCAGGTGATGAGATAAAGAAGGCGTACCGCCGACTGGCACTTAAATGGCATCCAGACAAGAACCCAGACAAAAAGGAAGAAGCAGAAAAATGCTTTAAACTCATAAGTGAGGCATATGAAGTACTGTCGGATCCCAAGAAGCGTGACATATATGACAGACGCGGCAGGGGTCCTCATGCTGGCGAGGCATTCGTATTTGAGGATTCTGATCCTTTCGCAATGTTTACGCGGTTCCACTTCCGAGATCCCATGGATATATTCAGAGAAGTTTTTGCTGGCTCTGGGCTCGATTCTTTCTTTGGCCCCAGTATTCATGACTTCCAATACGGTCCTCAGTTGGGTCGAACTCACAGGTCCAACTCTCATCGCAACGCTGGGCGACAATCCGGATCTCCTTATCATCATGCCGGACGTTCTAGTCAAGTGCAGAGCTATGATCCCATGCTCGCAAACCCTTTCATGGGTGGACTCTTTGACTCTCCGTTTGGTGGGTCACTGTTCAGTCCTTTGATGGCTTTTACCGATTCTGGGTTCGGAAATCCCCAGGGTTCTTCATCAACTTCCATCTTCAGTAGCTTTGGTGGGTCTTCATGTGCGGGTGGTTTCAGGTCAGTTTCAACATCGTCCAAGTACGTAAATGGGAAAATGGTTCGTGTGACAAAAGTGGTAGAGAATGGTACTGAGACCATTACGGAAGAAGTAGATGGTCAAGTAACTAACCGAACTGTCCGTCAATGTGGAAATGGAGCCCTGCAAGCAATGTGATTTATCTTCACACGAAATATACTTTGTTCGCATAGTAAAACTATATTAATTTTGTATAATCAGTTTCACAGTTATTTGTTGAGGTTGATAAAGTAATATTTATGTTGTCTAAATGACTGTCTTAATGCGTCCAATTTACTGTTACGTCTATTGGATACTTTGTTCTTCAACTGCACTTAAGACATACCACATTCGAATCCTCTTATAAtacttatataaaataaatatatcccactgattttgttgtttattttcacTTTTCATTTCAAGGTATGATATTCGTGTGGAATCGCTTAGTTGTGTCGTCAAGTCTCGGTTAGCTAAAATCATGTAAGTTTATAGATTAACTTATCCGCAGCTCAATCTATTAATATTTGGCCGTAGCCCATGTTTCATCTTTTGTTAGCCATTAGTGCATCTTATGGGGGAATTTACTAATTCAAAGCGCTCAGACTTCACGATATTTGCGAATATCTAATTTTCCGACTAGATTTAATCAGTATCGTGAGAGTGCGAACTACGTTTTCAATTAAATCACTGCTGCCATCACCTGCCAGTCTTTTTTAAAACTCAGTTCTTTAAATCCAA from Schistosoma haematobium chromosome ZW, whole genome shotgun sequence includes:
- the DNAJB6_1 gene encoding DnaJ sub B member 6 (EggNog:ENOG410VBCA~COG:O), yielding MEQTCYYKILGIEKTASGDEIKKAYRRLALKWHPDKNPDKKEEAEKCFKLISEAYEVLSDPKKRDIYDRRGRGPHAGEAFVFEDSDPFAMFTRFHFRDPMDIFREVFAGSGLDSFFGPSIHDFQYGPQLGRTHRSNSHRNAGRQSGSPYHHAGRSSQVQSYDPMLANPFMGGLFDSPFGGSLFSPLMAFTDSGFGNPQGSSSTSIFSSFGGSSCAGGFRSVSTSSKYVNGKMVRVTKVVENGTETITEEVDGQVTNRTVRQCGNGALQAM